In Chitinophagaceae bacterium, the genomic stretch ATTGTCATTATATCTTTATTTAGTACAGTAAAATCAGCAAGTTTACCTGCTTCTATACTTCCTTTAATTTTTTCTTCAAAAGATCCATAAGCAGCATCTATAGTGTAAGATCTCAGTGCTTGTTCTCGGTTCATTTTTTGATCGGGTTCATATCCATTTTCCGGGGTCCTTTTCAGTGTTTTTCTCGTAACAGATGCATAAAAACATTCTATTGGATTGATTGGCTCTACAGGAGCATCTGTTCCGTTTATGATTCGGCTACCTGTAGAATAAAGTTTTTGCCATGGATATGCTCCTGTTTTTATTCTTTCTTCACCTAATCTATCTATTGCCCATGGTCTGTCAGATGCCATGTGTATGGCTTGCATAGATGGTATTACTTTTAATGATTCAAAGCGGGGTATATCTTTTGGATCTATGTGTTGTGCATGTTCTATTCTCCATCTGTGGTCAATAGCTTTATCAGGATATTTAGTAAAAAGTTTTTCGTAGATGTTTAAAACTTCTCTATTAGCACTATCTCCTATGCAATGGGTACACACCTGAAATCCTTTCTGTAATGCACGCAAAGCCCATTTTTCTATTTCCTGAAACGAAGTGACGTTTTTTCCAAATTCTCCCGGCATATCTGTGTATTCTTTTAAAAGTAAAGCCCCTCTGGAACCTAATGCTCCGTCTGCATAGAGCTTGATAGATCTTATAGTAAGCAAATTATCTCCTAATCCGATTTTCTTCCCTTCTGTAAAAAAATTATCTACAGTCATAGTATCTATATAGGAACAGCTGAGAACAGAATATATTCGTGTCTTTAATTTTCCTTTTTTGATACAATCTAAAAAAGCAAGTATATCTTTGGAAGTTGTTCCCATATCTTGAAAGCTTGTGATTCCATTCTTTGCACAGTGTTGAGAGGCGAGTACAAATGCATTTTTTAAATATTCTTTTGTTGGTCGGGGAATAAATAGAGTAATAAGTTCTTCTGCTGTTTCGTTGAAAATACCTGTTGGCATCCCTTGTTTGTCTTTTATTATTTCACCTCCATAAGGATTCGGAATTTGAGGATATATGTTACAAATTTCCATCGCTTTTGCATTGACTAAGCATGCATGCCCGCTTGCATGGGATAAATACACGGGATGATTGGGTATTTCTTTACTTAATAGTTCGTGGGTTGGGAAACCTTGAATTATCTTTGAGGGCAATGTATCCCATTTTTCTTGATGCCATCCTCTTCCTAATATCCAAGTTCCATGAGGTAATGTATCTGCAATTTTTTTTACCTCTCTTACCATTTCTTTATAACTTTTTACTTTTAGAAGGTCTATTTGCAAGAGATTCATAGCTACTCCTCTAAAATGCCCATGTCCTTCTATAAGACCTGGTATCATCGTATTTCCTTGTATATTTACAAATTTTGTGAATTTTGTCTTAAATTTTTCTGCTTCTGTATATGTTCCTACAAAAATAATTTTTCCTTTTTCTATGGCTACGGCTTCTACTATTTCATTAGTAGCATTTACAGTGTATATCTTTCCTCCATAAATAATAGTATCTGCTGTGGTGGATTGATTACAGCTTGGTAGTAAGGTGCATAGTGCAAGTAAATAAATTGATATTCTATGTGATAAATTTTTCATTGTTATTTTTT encodes the following:
- a CDS encoding amidohydrolase — protein: MKNLSHRISIYLLALCTLLPSCNQSTTADTIIYGGKIYTVNATNEIVEAVAIEKGKIIFVGTYTEAEKFKTKFTKFVNIQGNTMIPGLIEGHGHFRGVAMNLLQIDLLKVKSYKEMVREVKKIADTLPHGTWILGRGWHQEKWDTLPSKIIQGFPTHELLSKEIPNHPVYLSHASGHACLVNAKAMEICNIYPQIPNPYGGEIIKDKQGMPTGIFNETAEELITLFIPRPTKEYLKNAFVLASQHCAKNGITSFQDMGTTSKDILAFLDCIKKGKLKTRIYSVLSCSYIDTMTVDNFFTEGKKIGLGDNLLTIRSIKLYADGALGSRGALLLKEYTDMPGEFGKNVTSFQEIEKWALRALQKGFQVCTHCIGDSANREVLNIYEKLFTKYPDKAIDHRWRIEHAQHIDPKDIPRFESLKVIPSMQAIHMASDRPWAIDRLGEERIKTGAYPWQKLYSTGSRIINGTDAPVEPINPIECFYASVTRKTLKRTPENGYEPDQKMNREQALRSYTIDAAYGSFEEKIKGSIEAGKLADFTVLNKDIMTIPEDEILNTQVVMTIVDGRIIFENTQK